In Populus nigra chromosome 1, ddPopNigr1.1, whole genome shotgun sequence, one genomic interval encodes:
- the LOC133692782 gene encoding myb family transcription factor PHL11-like, producing MERTTFGGGGNYPYENGMVMMTRDPKPRLRWTADLHDRFVDAVTKLGGPDKATPKSVLRLMGLKGLTLYHLKSHLQKYRLGHQARRQNISEQSRESRGASYVNFSHGSSATSTSSPRMDKEQGEIPVAEAFDSQIEVQKTLQEQLEVQQKLQMRIEAQGKYLQSILEKAQKSLSQNLNDDGNGNLEATRAQLTGFNLAISSLIENLNAEDRKPCITDLKGVNIRTNGSAIHIDREGQTQETKDVKHHLQGDSIHFDLNTMGTYDFVAANGSELELKMLSYRR from the exons ATGGAGAGAACAACATTTGGTGGGGGAGGGAATTATCCATACGAGAATGGGATGGTGATGATGACAAGAGACCCTAAGCCAAGACTTAGATGGACTGCTGATCTTCATGATCGTTTTGTTGATGCTGTCACCAAGCTTGGTGGCCCTGACA AGGCAACTCCAAAGTCAGTATTGAGGTTAATGGGATTAAAGGGTTTGACATTGTACCACTTAAAGAGTCATTTACAG AAATACAGACTAGGGCACCAGGCTCGGAGACAGAACATTTCAGAACAAAGCAGGGAGAGCAGAG GGGCTTCATATGTAAACTTCAGTCATGGTTCCTCAGCGACAAGTACCAGTTCACCAAGAATGGATAAAGAACAAGG AGAAATCCCAGTTGCAGAGGCATTTGATAGTCAGATTGAAGTACAGAAAACATTACAAGAACAGCTTGAG GTACAGCAGAAGCTGCAGATGAGAATAGAGGCACAAGGGAAGTACTTGCAGTCCATACTGGAGAAAGCCCAGAAGAGCCTCTCACAGAACTTGAATGACGACGGAAATGGGAATTTAGAAGCTACAAGAGCTCAATTAACAGGCTTCAATTTGGCTATATCTAGTCTCATTGAGAATTTGAATGCAGAAGATAGGAAACCATGCATCACTGATTTGAAAGGCGTCAATATCAGGACAAATGGTTCGGCTATCCATATCGATAGAGAGGGACAGACACAGGAAACTAAAGATGTGAAGCACCACCTTCAAGGAGATTCCATACATTTTGACTTAAACACCATGGGTACCTATGATTTTGTTGCTGCAAATGGATCTGAGTTAGAACTCAAAATGCTTTCATATAGGAGATAA
- the LOC133692775 gene encoding isoflavone reductase homolog: protein MAKSKVLVVGATGYIGKRIVKASIDQGHITYVLQRPETGLDIDKLQLLLSFKKQGARLVEGSFSDQQSLVEAVKKVDVVICTMSGVHFKSHNILMQLKLVDAIKEAGNVKRFLPSEFGMDPARMEHALAPGRETFDQKMIVRRAIEDAKIPFTYVSASCFAGYFVGNLSQLETLTPPKDKVCLYGDGNVKAVYMDEDDIATYTVKAIDDPRALNKTLYLRPPENILSQRQLVEIWEKLSGKKLEKIIISGEDFLASMKDKDYAAKAGMGHFYHICYEGSLTNFEIGEDGEEASSLYPEVKYTRMDEYLNIFV, encoded by the exons ATGGCAAAGAGCAAGGTTCTTGTTGTTGGGGCTACTGGGTATATCGGTAAGAGAATTGTGAAGGCAAGCATAGACCAAGGCCATATAACCTACGTCCTTCAACGTCCTGAGACAGGCCTTGACATTGATAAGCTACAGCTGCTACTGTCATTTAAAAAGCAAGGAGCTCGCCTTGTTGAGGGTTCATTTTCCGATCAGCAAAGCCTTGTGGAGGCAGTGAAGAAGGTTGATGTTGTCATTTGCACCATGTCCGGGGTGCATTTTAAGAGCCACAACATTTTGATGCAGCTCAAGCTCGTGGATGCCATCAAAGAAGCAGGAAACGTGAAG CGTTTCTTGCCTTCGGAATTTGGTATGGACCCAGCAAGAATGGAGCATGCACTAGCACCAGGAAGAGAAACATTTGATCAGAAAATGATTGTAAGAAGGGCAATTGAGGATGCTAAGATCCCCTTCACTTATGTATCCGCTAGCTGCTTTGCGGGTTACTTTGTTGGCAACCTCTCTCAGCTTGAGACCCTAACCCCTCCAAAAGATAAAGTTTGTCTCTATGGAGATGGAAATGTTAAGG CTGTTTATATGGATGAAGATGATATTGCAACATACACAGTCAAAGCAATAGATGATCCTCGAGCATTGAACAAAACGTTGTACCTAAGGCCACCAGAAAACATTCTCTCACAAAGACAGTTAGTTGAGATCTGGGAGAAACTCAGTGGAAAgaaactagaaaagatcatCATTTCTGGAGAAGACTTCCTAGCCTCCATGAAAG ACAAGGATTATGCAGCAAAGGCAGGAATGGGGCATTTCTATCATATTTGCTACGAAGGTAGTTTGACAAATTTTGAAATAGGAGAAGATGGAGAAGAAGCTTCGAGCCTTTATCCAGAAGTGAAATACACTCGCATGGATGAATATCTGAATATCTTTGTTTAA